Proteins from a genomic interval of Maylandia zebra isolate NMK-2024a linkage group LG15, Mzebra_GT3a, whole genome shotgun sequence:
- the leg1.1 gene encoding liver-enriched gene 1, tandem duplicate 1, translating to MLYLRENSQSRVAALDSVLLCRPNTSVMLRLLVLGLVLACAVSLSSSAVILENGAPILWAQTASQVTELPMHDGILVPDSWNYLHRMSLYRLMIAATDPFMGSMGTNATDSPLWGLPLQLGWMLTSGRLADPTGATTCGLEAEPLCISTQSWWACVNYFASVLSFLSAAQQGFMGAGAQVQMQVPAGVQDYCTTYADCKAKYPDAMSKWDAFFQGLKTTSESLLPDDVKKDTILGVYWDAQMASTYASAACNPRQSHYSSVEVSFAHSWLNSAEYVAAARFQTNMEKAVLFLTPLPSRILQEGDSAPNIADLTAEENHTLYIFSWMKTIDSLLGGTLVRLWKGAMCSVNTRQKGAQVLEQLLLNPSFATSTFLSIISEMTTSC from the exons ATGCTGTATTTAAGGGAAAACTCTCAGTCCAGAGTAGCTGCTCTTGACTCTGTCCTTCTCTGCAGACCCAACACCTCAGTCATGCTTCGTTTGCTGGTCCTTGGCCTTGTCCTGGCATGTGCAGTGTCTCTCAGCAGCTCTGCAGTAATTCTAGAAAATGGCGCTCCCATCCTTTGGGCACAAACGGCCAGCCAAGTGACTGAGTTGCCAATGCACGATGGGATTCTGGTTCCAGACTCCTGGAACTACCTTCACCGCATGAGTTTATACCGGCTGATGATAGCTGCTACAGACCCCTTCATGGGATCCATGGGGACAAATGCTACTGACAGTCCGCTGTGGGGACTGCCACTGCAGCTTGGATGGATGTTAACTTCAG GGCGTCTCGCTGATCCAACGGGTGCAACAACTTGTGGCCTGGAAGCAGAGCCTTTGTGCATTTCTACCCAGAGTTGGTGGGCCT GTGTGAACTATTTTGCATCTGTACTTTCCTTTCTGTCTGCTGCACAACAGGGCTTCATGGGAGCAGGAGCTCAG GTCCAGATGCAGGTGCCTGCAGGAGTACAGGACTATTGTACAACTTATGCTGACTGTAAAGCTAAATACCCTGATGCCATGTCTAAGTGGGATGCTTTTTTTCAG GGTCTGAAGACTACTAGTGAATCTCTTCTGCCTGATGATGTGAAGAAAGACACTATCCTTGGTGTCTACTGGGACGCCCAAATGGCTTCAACCTATGCCTCTGCAGCATGTAATCCCAG GCAGAGCCACTATTCCTCTGTAGAAGTGTCATTTGCTCACAGCTGGCTGAACTCAGCAGAATATGTAGCAGCAGCTCGATTCCAGACCAACATGGAAAAAGCAGTGCTTTTCCTAACCCCTCTGCCAAGTCGGATTTTACAG GAGGGCGACAGCGCCCCTAACATTGCTGATCTGACTGCAGAGGAGAACCACACACTGTATATCttcagctggatgaagactATTGACAGTCTGCTTg GTGGGACATTGGTGCGTCTGTGGAAAGGTGCCATGTGTTCAGTAAACACAAGGCAAAAAGGTGCACAGGTGCTGGAGCAGCTCCTCCTGAATCCCAGCTTTGCTACAAGCACTTTCCTGTCCATCATCTCTGAGATGACTACAAGCTGCTGA
- the stx7l gene encoding syntaxin-7 isoform X1: MAYQAGIPEEPSVLVNQISSNIQKITLLTSELQRAISVLGTEQDSSQLLQTIQQKQQQGNHLAKETDRLMKAFTALPVGPDQRQRKIQRERLLNDFSAALNSFQKSQRDAASKEKEFVARVRASSRLSQGGQPEDSFRNVPPIPSDSQIQVQADAVTEEDLRLIQERESALRQLESDIVDINDIFKDLGMMVHEQGDMIDSIEANVENTETNIQKGVHQLARAAGHQQSSRKKICIILIVLVVVAVVVGLIIWGSLKA; the protein is encoded by the exons ATGGCCTACCAGGCTGGGATTCCAGAGGAGCCCAGTGTTTTGGTTAACCAGATCAGCTCCAACATCCAGAAGATCACACTGCTGA CCTCCGAGCTGCAAAGGGCAATCTCTGTGCTGGGAACTGAACAGGACAGCAGCCAGCTACTACAGACGAT TCAACAGAAGCAGCAACAAGGCAACCACTTGGCAAAGGAGACTGACCGACTGATGAAAGCTTTTACTGCACTCCCAGTCGGACCTGATCAG CGTCAGAGAAAGATACAGAGAGAGCGCCTGCTGAACGACTTCTCCGCTGCTCTGAACAGCTTTCAAAAGTCGCAGCGAGATGCCGCCAGCAAAGAGAAGGAGTTTGTGGCCAGAGTCAGAGCCAGCTCCAGACTGTCT CAGGGTGGTCAGCCTGAAGACAGCTTTCGAAATGTTCCTCCTATACCGAG TGATTCCCAGATACAGGTTCAGGCTGACGCTGTCACTGAAGAAGATCTGAGACTGATCCAGGAGAGAGAATCAGCTCTAAGGCAGCTGGAG TCTGACATCGTAGACATAAATGACATCTTCAAGGACCTGGGTATGATGGTCCACGAGCAAGGAGACATGATAG atagCATAGAAGCCAACGTGGAGAATACCGAGACCAATATCCAGAAAGGGGTGCACCAGCTGGCCCGAGCTGCAGGCCACCAG CAAAGCTCCCGGAAGAAGATCTGCATTATATTGATAGTgttggttgttgttgctgttgtagtAGGACTAATCATTTGGGGCTCCCTCAAAGCCTGA
- the stx7l gene encoding syntaxin-7 isoform X2 — translation MAYQAGIPEEPSVLVNQISSNIQKITLLTSELQRAISVLGTEQDSSQLLQTIQQKQQQGNHLAKETDRLMKAFTALPVGPDQRQRKIQRERLLNDFSAALNSFQKSQRDAASKEKEFVARVRASSRLSGGQPEDSFRNVPPIPSDSQIQVQADAVTEEDLRLIQERESALRQLESDIVDINDIFKDLGMMVHEQGDMIDSIEANVENTETNIQKGVHQLARAAGHQQSSRKKICIILIVLVVVAVVVGLIIWGSLKA, via the exons ATGGCCTACCAGGCTGGGATTCCAGAGGAGCCCAGTGTTTTGGTTAACCAGATCAGCTCCAACATCCAGAAGATCACACTGCTGA CCTCCGAGCTGCAAAGGGCAATCTCTGTGCTGGGAACTGAACAGGACAGCAGCCAGCTACTACAGACGAT TCAACAGAAGCAGCAACAAGGCAACCACTTGGCAAAGGAGACTGACCGACTGATGAAAGCTTTTACTGCACTCCCAGTCGGACCTGATCAG CGTCAGAGAAAGATACAGAGAGAGCGCCTGCTGAACGACTTCTCCGCTGCTCTGAACAGCTTTCAAAAGTCGCAGCGAGATGCCGCCAGCAAAGAGAAGGAGTTTGTGGCCAGAGTCAGAGCCAGCTCCAGACTGTCT GGTGGTCAGCCTGAAGACAGCTTTCGAAATGTTCCTCCTATACCGAG TGATTCCCAGATACAGGTTCAGGCTGACGCTGTCACTGAAGAAGATCTGAGACTGATCCAGGAGAGAGAATCAGCTCTAAGGCAGCTGGAG TCTGACATCGTAGACATAAATGACATCTTCAAGGACCTGGGTATGATGGTCCACGAGCAAGGAGACATGATAG atagCATAGAAGCCAACGTGGAGAATACCGAGACCAATATCCAGAAAGGGGTGCACCAGCTGGCCCGAGCTGCAGGCCACCAG CAAAGCTCCCGGAAGAAGATCTGCATTATATTGATAGTgttggttgttgttgctgttgtagtAGGACTAATCATTTGGGGCTCCCTCAAAGCCTGA